A window from Leptospira wolffii serovar Khorat str. Khorat-H2 encodes these proteins:
- the ruvA gene encoding Holliday junction branch migration protein RuvA, which yields MISGLQGNIIKLEVGSAHIDVQGVTYEVTISFKTYWELKDLISSGKKEIRLHIHHSINERGQRLFGFLQERDKEFFKVMKGLHGIGEMTALKVLSFFSPWELHKIASSGEAKELEKIPKVRAKTSEKIFFEVKQNLKKLELFLEKSPQDPASLEIPAERLPSPEDRFKETAVQALVQLGFDDKSALKEVEKILKKQSFTDTGELIREILKSL from the coding sequence ATGATTTCCGGACTACAAGGCAATATCATTAAATTAGAGGTAGGATCCGCACATATCGATGTGCAGGGTGTAACTTATGAGGTGACGATTTCTTTCAAAACCTATTGGGAATTGAAGGATCTGATCTCTTCCGGTAAAAAGGAAATCAGACTGCATATCCACCATTCCATCAACGAAAGAGGCCAACGCCTCTTCGGGTTCCTACAGGAAAGGGATAAGGAATTCTTCAAGGTAATGAAAGGGTTGCACGGAATCGGAGAGATGACCGCTCTTAAGGTTCTTTCCTTTTTCAGTCCTTGGGAATTACATAAAATCGCGTCCTCGGGAGAAGCCAAGGAGCTCGAAAAGATTCCTAAGGTCCGAGCCAAGACTTCCGAAAAGATTTTCTTTGAAGTAAAACAGAATCTAAAGAAGCTGGAATTGTTTTTGGAGAAATCTCCACAGGATCCCGCTTCCCTAGAAATCCCCGCAGAACGCCTTCCTAGTCCGGAAGATCGCTTCAAAGAAACCGCAGTTCAGGCATTGGTGCAACTCGGATTCGACGATAAGTCGGCTCTCAAGGAAGTGGAAAAGATTCTAAAAAAACAATCCTTTACCGATACAGGAGAATTGATCCGGGAGATCTTGAAATCTCTATAA
- a CDS encoding DoxX family protein: protein MLETLLATSNDIAPLVLRLTLGLVIFPHGAQKLLGWFGGYGFKGTYGYFTQSAGLPGIIAFLVIIGESLGSVALILGLVTRFSAISIGIIMLGAALLVHKEHGFFINWFGAQKGEGYEFHLLAVGAAITLGITGGGAYSLDQILVTLF from the coding sequence ATGTTAGAGACATTACTCGCAACCAGTAACGATATCGCCCCTCTGGTCCTCAGACTGACCCTGGGACTCGTGATTTTCCCACACGGAGCCCAAAAACTTTTGGGTTGGTTCGGTGGCTACGGCTTCAAAGGCACCTATGGTTACTTTACCCAATCCGCAGGTCTTCCCGGAATCATCGCTTTCCTAGTCATTATAGGCGAATCCTTAGGTTCCGTCGCTCTCATCCTGGGCCTCGTCACTCGTTTCTCGGCGATTTCCATCGGGATCATTATGCTCGGTGCCGCCCTCCTCGTACATAAGGAGCATGGATTCTTCATTAACTGGTTCGGCGCTCAAAAAGGAGAAGGTTACGAGTTCCATTTGCTTGCCGTCGGTGCCGCCATCACTCTCGGAATCACCGGTGGAGGAGCTTATTCTCTAGACCAAATCCTGGTTACCTTATTCTAA
- a CDS encoding fatty acid desaturase family protein, whose protein sequence is MLAEIHPVFPPIHMEASAPSRDLPFTENRIFSIGILLLFAGFHYILPWLWKVGSGWETKALACVWILASGPFSYTFWNLIHESIHGNFSNRRETNHFWGRLLCVVFGAPYSVLKSSHLMHHKFNREPGDRIEFYDPTSSRPRWLQSWNYYFRITLATYLFEVGTGLLLFLPKTWTRPVTEKFTQYPIEEGFFKWIYRPEVLRELRIDMLWILVFYVPSFWLFGESAWIPLFMLGLRSFFISFFDNAYHYGKEIDDKNSAYNLTLPAPVSAFFLHFNYHRIHHKYPGCPWIRLPKQMEVSKDSWDKSFIDQAWSQWCGLLDPIDGKNTK, encoded by the coding sequence ATGCTTGCAGAAATTCACCCCGTATTTCCACCTATCCACATGGAAGCATCCGCACCCTCAAGAGATCTACCTTTTACCGAAAATCGGATTTTTTCCATAGGTATTCTTCTTCTTTTTGCGGGCTTCCATTATATCCTTCCCTGGCTTTGGAAGGTTGGGAGCGGTTGGGAAACGAAGGCTCTCGCTTGTGTCTGGATCCTCGCCTCCGGTCCTTTTTCTTATACTTTTTGGAATCTGATCCACGAGAGCATCCACGGAAATTTTTCTAATCGTAGGGAGACCAATCATTTCTGGGGTCGTTTACTCTGTGTGGTCTTCGGAGCTCCTTATTCCGTTCTTAAATCAAGCCATCTCATGCATCATAAATTCAATCGAGAACCGGGAGATCGTATCGAGTTTTACGATCCGACTTCTTCCCGTCCTAGATGGCTGCAGAGTTGGAATTATTATTTTAGGATCACATTGGCGACTTATCTTTTCGAAGTGGGGACGGGGTTGCTTTTATTTCTTCCTAAAACATGGACGAGACCCGTAACGGAAAAATTCACGCAGTATCCCATTGAAGAAGGTTTCTTTAAATGGATTTATCGCCCCGAGGTCTTGCGGGAATTACGTATCGATATGCTTTGGATTCTGGTCTTTTACGTTCCTTCCTTTTGGTTGTTCGGTGAGAGCGCTTGGATTCCATTATTCATGTTAGGTCTTCGCTCTTTTTTTATCTCATTCTTCGATAACGCCTATCATTATGGAAAAGAAATCGACGACAAAAATTCCGCGTATAATCTGACTCTTCCAGCCCCGGTTAGCGCCTTTTTCCTGCATTTTAATTATCATCGAATCCATCATAAGTATCCCGGTTGTCCTTGGATTCGATTGCCCAAACAGATGGAAGTTTCGAAGGACAGTTGGGATAAAAGCTTTATCGATCAGGCCTGGAGCCAATGGTGCGGTCTCCTGGATCCGATAGATGGGAAAAATACAAAGTAA
- the sucC gene encoding ADP-forming succinate--CoA ligase subunit beta produces the protein MKIHEYQAKEILRRHNAKVPFGVVIDKKEDGAKAHEEVTSKTGGSVVVVKAQIHAGGRGKGGGVKVTKTKEDALAAVDKILGMQLITPQTGSEGKKVLKVYLEQGINIAKEYYLSILLDRAIRKTIIMASTEGGMEIEEVAETHPEKILKIAVDPGIGLQPNQASQLAFDLGLPLEAHKSFKALLASIYTAYIKEDASLLEINPLILTKENEIVAGDCKMDLDENALYRHPENAAFRDVSEEDPLEVQASEYNINYVKLDGNIGCMVNGAGLAMATMDIVKLAGAEPANFLDVGGGANVTTVTNGFKLILGDPNVKGIFINIFGGIVRCDRVALGIIEAAKAVNIGVPLVVRLKGTNAEEGKRILNESGLNIIGEDDLRTAAKKVAEAIK, from the coding sequence ATGAAAATTCACGAGTACCAGGCAAAGGAAATCCTGAGACGCCATAACGCCAAAGTTCCTTTCGGCGTAGTTATCGATAAGAAAGAAGACGGAGCGAAAGCTCACGAAGAAGTAACCTCCAAAACGGGAGGTTCCGTAGTAGTCGTCAAGGCTCAGATCCACGCGGGTGGACGAGGCAAAGGCGGCGGAGTTAAGGTCACCAAGACCAAAGAAGATGCGCTCGCGGCCGTGGACAAGATCCTTGGTATGCAACTCATCACTCCTCAAACCGGATCGGAAGGAAAAAAAGTCCTCAAAGTTTATCTGGAACAAGGAATCAATATCGCAAAGGAATACTATCTGAGTATCCTTTTGGATCGCGCTATTCGTAAGACCATCATTATGGCATCCACCGAAGGCGGTATGGAGATCGAAGAGGTCGCCGAGACTCATCCCGAAAAAATCCTTAAAATCGCCGTAGATCCGGGAATCGGTCTCCAACCGAACCAAGCCTCTCAATTGGCTTTCGATCTGGGACTTCCTTTGGAAGCTCATAAATCCTTTAAGGCTCTTCTCGCTTCCATCTACACCGCTTATATCAAAGAAGATGCATCTCTCTTAGAAATCAATCCTCTCATTCTTACCAAAGAAAACGAGATCGTTGCCGGAGACTGTAAAATGGATCTGGACGAGAACGCATTGTATCGCCATCCAGAAAACGCCGCATTCAGAGACGTATCCGAAGAGGATCCTCTGGAAGTGCAAGCCAGCGAATACAATATCAACTATGTGAAGCTGGACGGAAACATCGGTTGTATGGTAAACGGAGCCGGTCTTGCAATGGCTACCATGGACATCGTAAAATTGGCAGGTGCCGAGCCCGCTAACTTCCTGGATGTCGGCGGTGGAGCGAACGTAACCACGGTAACCAACGGATTCAAACTCATCTTAGGCGACCCGAACGTAAAAGGGATCTTCATCAATATCTTCGGCGGAATCGTTCGCTGCGACAGAGTAGCTCTAGGAATCATCGAAGCCGCTAAAGCTGTGAACATAGGGGTTCCTCTCGTAGTTCGTTTGAAAGGAACGAACGCGGAAGAAGGTAAGAGAATCCTGAACGAATCCGGACTGAACATCATCGGAGAAGATGATCTTCGCACCGCGGCGAAAAAAGTGGCGGAAGCCATTAAGTAA
- a CDS encoding DUF819 family protein, translating into MSEPFSILISIVFASFLLGFPWVANRLSEKYKWAGFFGPVVICYVAGILLGNLVPGGWLPKNVAERVSELSIPIAIPLLLASSDFLKGIREAKVALFSFFLSCLAVVISSSVFGYLFASYHPESFKIEGMLTGLYTGGTPNLNAIGLALDAGRSTIALVNAVDLVVGGTYLLFLLSFAKKVYSIFLKPEEEIVPNLGEESASESGIRPISRFGIGLALAVVGFILSIGVSILVSGGISLPILLLGISSWGIGISFSKKVRNLNTYTFGSYFILIFSVAIGYLADLRSLVNDAPVVFVIVLSTMSGAILLHLLFGILFRIPVDTWIITSVSSIYGPVFVPPVAAAIRNQGVLILGILTGLVGYAVGNYLGLAVYWFLANR; encoded by the coding sequence TTGTCCGAGCCATTCTCTATTCTGATTTCTATCGTTTTCGCATCATTCTTGTTAGGCTTTCCTTGGGTCGCAAACCGACTTTCCGAGAAATACAAATGGGCCGGTTTTTTCGGGCCTGTGGTGATCTGTTATGTTGCGGGGATTCTTCTTGGGAATTTGGTTCCGGGGGGATGGCTTCCGAAGAATGTTGCGGAAAGGGTTTCCGAACTTTCCATACCCATCGCGATTCCTCTACTTCTTGCTTCTTCCGATTTTTTAAAGGGGATCCGAGAGGCCAAGGTTGCACTTTTCTCCTTCTTTCTTTCCTGCCTGGCCGTGGTAATTTCCAGTAGCGTATTCGGTTATCTATTCGCCTCCTATCATCCCGAATCTTTTAAGATAGAGGGAATGCTGACAGGATTGTACACGGGGGGAACTCCGAATCTGAATGCGATCGGATTGGCTTTGGATGCGGGACGCTCCACGATTGCTCTCGTGAACGCCGTGGATCTTGTCGTAGGAGGAACTTACCTGCTGTTCCTACTCAGTTTCGCTAAGAAGGTATATTCGATTTTCTTAAAGCCTGAGGAGGAAATCGTTCCTAACTTGGGAGAAGAATCCGCATCGGAGTCGGGGATAAGACCGATCTCCCGCTTCGGGATAGGTTTGGCTTTGGCCGTGGTCGGGTTCATACTTTCCATCGGAGTCTCGATTCTCGTTTCGGGCGGAATTTCTCTTCCTATTCTTCTTTTGGGAATTAGTAGCTGGGGAATCGGGATTTCCTTTTCTAAAAAGGTAAGAAATCTGAACACTTATACTTTCGGAAGTTATTTTATTCTAATATTCTCCGTGGCCATAGGATATTTGGCGGACTTAAGGTCTCTAGTGAACGATGCACCCGTCGTATTCGTGATCGTTTTGTCCACCATGTCCGGGGCCATTCTTCTTCATTTGCTTTTCGGAATTCTCTTCCGGATTCCTGTGGATACTTGGATCATTACCTCGGTTTCCAGTATCTACGGTCCCGTCTTCGTCCCTCCCGTTGCCGCCGCCATCCGGAACCAAGGAGTCTTGATTTTAGGAATCTTAACGGGACTCGTCGGATATGCGGTAGGAAATTATTTGGGACTCGCGGTGTATTGGTTTCTTGCGAATCGCTGA
- the sucD gene encoding succinate--CoA ligase subunit alpha, translating to MAVLVDSNTRVVVQGITGKEGSFHAQQMIEYGTNVVGGVTPGKGGQKADLVGKHVPVFNSLKDAIAKEGANASIIFVPPPFAADAILEGIFNEIPLVVCITEGIPTHDMLKVYSALRSSKTRLIGPNCPGIISPKYNVKMGIMPGFIHQAGSIGIVSRSGTLTYESVAQLSQHGLGQSTVIGIGGDPVPGMNHTEAVKLLNEDPETKGIVMIGEIGGTSEEEAAAYIKANVKKPVVGFIAGQTAPPGKRMGHAGAIISGGMGTASSKMKAMQDAGISVCQSIAEVGEKMKKAIG from the coding sequence ATGGCAGTATTAGTAGATAGTAATACAAGAGTCGTGGTCCAAGGGATTACCGGAAAGGAAGGTTCCTTCCACGCCCAACAAATGATCGAATACGGAACCAATGTGGTCGGCGGGGTTACTCCAGGTAAAGGTGGCCAGAAAGCGGACTTAGTAGGTAAGCATGTTCCCGTATTCAACAGCCTGAAGGACGCAATAGCAAAAGAAGGTGCAAACGCTTCGATCATCTTCGTTCCCCCTCCCTTCGCGGCTGACGCGATCTTGGAAGGTATTTTCAACGAGATCCCTTTAGTCGTTTGTATCACCGAGGGAATTCCAACACACGATATGCTGAAGGTATATAGCGCTCTTCGCAGTTCTAAGACCCGCCTTATCGGTCCGAACTGTCCTGGAATCATTTCTCCGAAATACAACGTTAAGATGGGGATTATGCCCGGCTTCATACACCAAGCAGGATCCATCGGAATCGTTTCCCGTTCCGGAACCTTGACCTACGAATCCGTAGCCCAGTTGTCCCAGCACGGTTTGGGGCAATCCACCGTGATCGGAATCGGGGGGGATCCGGTTCCTGGTATGAACCATACTGAAGCGGTCAAACTGCTGAACGAAGATCCCGAGACCAAAGGAATCGTGATGATCGGTGAGATCGGCGGAACTTCCGAAGAAGAGGCTGCGGCTTATATCAAGGCGAATGTGAAGAAGCCTGTGGTAGGATTCATCGCGGGTCAAACCGCGCCACCGGGCAAAAGAATGGGACACGCAGGAGCTATCATCAGCGGAGGAATGGGCACAGCCTCTTCCAAGATGAAAGCTATGCAGGATGCGGGCATTTCCGTTTGCCAATCCATCGCCGAAGTCGGCG
- a CDS encoding lipoprotein, which translates to MKVLFQKIVSPAVLLFLVACDGGGSGTNLGLLAGVLGGASIPVATASDLTNESAADYNDNQWGLITGTRLESWVSDWQNNKPAHITGKLVILQSSLANNFSGDTSGRSYIKSDNANGVYVYHLDDFQSGFRFNQQRDTGLIKNSVRYQADGATVDLWLKFYGIDLSKDLVVFAVGTANNNGTAYSNGSQTQDVTRGIYWLKYWGADTKHLAILNGDIRVNFTNATYLDANKDTAPLDNGGFSVKQLRVDQTIITLTLEDVIQIVKNNGSASIPGITETQIIVDARPAAQYNQTVGITNSGANHITTAWNDSGAPASGTAGTPKKYVLFETRLKGAKAFPWASLLDASSTGYRFLSKATLAGTFASTVSGVGASYVAGATIVSQCRTNFEAQVNGFAAQNILGYPTVFYDGSLVEWTSLVADYPDGTEGTSFNKLSLTSPFRTDTVDLSYAPSGNINYNSYASGGASSPYVTVAQADVDPTATTTRKAQWADKAYKY; encoded by the coding sequence ATGAAGGTGCTATTTCAGAAAATCGTCTCCCCGGCGGTTCTTCTCTTTTTGGTCGCTTGCGACGGAGGAGGTTCGGGAACGAATTTAGGGCTTTTGGCCGGAGTATTGGGAGGAGCTTCGATTCCGGTAGCGACTGCTTCGGATCTGACGAACGAATCGGCGGCCGATTATAACGATAACCAATGGGGACTGATTACCGGGACGCGTTTGGAGTCTTGGGTCAGCGATTGGCAAAACAATAAGCCGGCTCATATTACCGGCAAGCTCGTGATTCTGCAAAGCAGTCTCGCGAATAATTTCTCGGGAGATACAAGCGGCAGATCCTATATTAAATCGGATAATGCGAACGGGGTCTATGTTTATCATCTGGACGATTTTCAATCCGGATTCCGATTCAATCAGCAAAGAGATACGGGACTTATCAAGAATTCCGTCCGTTACCAAGCGGACGGGGCCACCGTGGATCTTTGGCTGAAATTTTACGGAATCGATCTGAGTAAAGACTTGGTTGTATTTGCCGTAGGAACCGCGAACAATAACGGAACGGCTTATTCGAACGGATCCCAAACCCAGGACGTGACCAGAGGAATCTATTGGTTGAAATATTGGGGAGCGGATACCAAACATCTGGCGATTTTGAACGGAGACATCCGAGTTAATTTTACGAATGCGACGTACCTGGATGCGAACAAGGATACCGCTCCTCTGGATAACGGAGGTTTCAGTGTGAAGCAACTCCGGGTGGATCAAACGATCATCACTCTGACTTTGGAAGATGTGATTCAGATCGTGAAGAATAACGGTTCCGCTTCTATTCCGGGGATTACCGAAACCCAGATCATAGTGGATGCAAGACCTGCCGCTCAATACAACCAAACCGTGGGAATCACGAATAGCGGGGCCAATCATATTACGACCGCTTGGAACGATTCGGGAGCCCCGGCTAGCGGAACCGCGGGAACTCCTAAAAAATACGTTCTATTCGAGACCCGTTTGAAGGGAGCGAAGGCCTTTCCTTGGGCGTCTCTATTGGATGCTTCCTCCACAGGATATCGTTTCTTGAGTAAGGCTACACTTGCGGGAACGTTTGCGAGCACAGTATCGGGAGTAGGAGCCAGCTATGTTGCCGGTGCTACCATCGTTTCACAATGTCGTACGAATTTCGAGGCTCAGGTAAACGGATTTGCTGCTCAGAATATATTAGGATATCCTACAGTATTCTACGATGGGTCCTTAGTGGAATGGACTTCTTTAGTGGCAGATTATCCGGACGGAACGGAAGGAACGAGCTTTAATAAGCTTTCGCTCACTTCTCCATTTAGAACGGACACGGTAGATTTAAGCTACGCTCCTAGCGGGAATATAAATTATAATTCCTATGCGAGTGGAGGAGCTTCTTCTCCTTACGTTACGGTTGCCCAGGCAGACGTGGATCCGACCGCCACGACTACTAGGAAAGCGCAATGGGCGGATAAGGCCTATAAATATTAA
- a CDS encoding MBL fold metallo-hydrolase, producing MIFFSRIFLLWIILSSFYCFPLDPDRIKSPSYRDGRYHNLDPDEELQGKSPIDILRWKLWGPKDPPAVEGLTNELPLLFERTAKDLIAPEGKVRVVWLGHATVWISSTQNGKTINLITDPIFEAPILVDRLIKLPIPKESLPKVDFVLVSHAHRDHLDRDTLRFLRAKNPDLQLLLPSGMKQFAEEEELGATVTQELGQITSREGVKIVFLPAHHWSRMGLRDTNQYFWGSYAIESQGRTVYFAGDTGYSSHFKDISKRLGKPVDLALLPIGAYKPRWFMKYAHIGPTEALLASKDLGAKSFAPIHWGTFPLGDDLPQEPMLDLRQRLSFPETPDLKGIHPLYTGISWGVHEGVRILPWGIGTGIDL from the coding sequence ATGATATTCTTCTCTCGGATTTTCTTACTCTGGATCATCCTATCCTCATTCTATTGTTTTCCTTTGGATCCGGACCGGATCAAGTCTCCCAGCTATCGCGACGGTCGTTATCATAATCTGGATCCGGACGAAGAATTGCAAGGCAAGTCGCCGATCGACATTCTTCGTTGGAAACTCTGGGGTCCCAAGGATCCTCCGGCTGTGGAAGGTCTCACGAACGAACTGCCTCTACTTTTCGAGAGAACCGCAAAGGACCTCATCGCACCGGAAGGAAAAGTGAGAGTGGTCTGGTTGGGACATGCGACCGTATGGATTTCTTCCACTCAAAACGGAAAAACGATCAACTTAATCACGGACCCGATTTTCGAGGCTCCGATCTTAGTGGATCGACTCATTAAACTTCCTATTCCTAAAGAGTCTTTACCTAAGGTGGACTTCGTTCTCGTGAGCCATGCACATAGGGATCACCTAGACCGGGATACATTACGTTTTTTGAGAGCGAAAAACCCGGATCTACAGTTACTTCTTCCTTCCGGAATGAAACAATTCGCGGAGGAGGAAGAGTTAGGCGCCACAGTGACCCAGGAGCTAGGACAGATCACTTCCAGGGAAGGCGTAAAAATCGTATTCTTACCGGCCCACCATTGGAGCAGAATGGGGCTTAGGGATACCAACCAATATTTTTGGGGAAGTTATGCGATAGAGTCTCAGGGCAGAACTGTATACTTTGCGGGGGATACGGGCTATTCTTCTCATTTTAAGGATATCTCCAAAAGACTCGGTAAACCGGTGGATTTAGCCCTACTCCCGATCGGAGCCTATAAACCCAGATGGTTTATGAAATACGCGCATATCGGTCCAACGGAAGCTTTACTAGCCTCTAAAGATTTGGGAGCAAAGTCATTTGCGCCGATACACTGGGGAACCTTCCCCCTGGGAGACGATTTACCCCAAGAACCTATGCTAGATCTGAGACAAAGATTAAGCTTTCCGGAAACTCCGGATTTGAAAGGAATCCACCCACTTTATACAGGAATCTCCTGGGGAGTCCATGAAGGGGTCCGCATTCTTCCTTGGGGCATAGGCACAGGAATCGATCTTTAG